A region from the Parasphingopyxis sp. CP4 genome encodes:
- a CDS encoding DUF1244 domain-containing protein, whose translation MSDSPIMPDVDDAVAAAAFRRLVAHLRHRTDAANIDLMGLSGFCRNCLADWISEASDGELSKDEARFAIYGMPYAAWKDRYQGEATDEQLQRMEESVAKNA comes from the coding sequence ATGTCCGATTCTCCAATCATGCCCGATGTTGATGATGCTGTCGCGGCCGCGGCATTCCGTCGTCTCGTCGCCCATTTGCGGCATCGCACGGACGCCGCCAATATCGATCTGATGGGCCTTTCGGGCTTTTGCCGCAATTGCCTCGCCGACTGGATTTCCGAAGCCTCGGACGGCGAGTTATCCAAGGATGAGGCGCGCTTTGCGATCTATGGAATGCCCTATGCGGCCTGGAAAGATCGCTATCAGGGTGAGGCGACCGACGAACAATTGCAGCGCATGGAAGAAAGCGTTGCGAAGAATGCTTGA
- a CDS encoding arsinothricin resistance N-acetyltransferase ArsN1 family B — MVREGEPADAEGCRTIYAPFVEETWISFEEEVPSVREMARRIEGYGSSHGWVVAADEDEIVGYAYGSPHRLRHAYRFSCDVAIYIPPDRVGQGIGRMLYRSLFPLLAKNEVHAAYAGIALPNDASEALHEAVGFTPVGIYREVGWKFGAWRDVSWWQRVL, encoded by the coding sequence ATGGTGCGAGAGGGCGAGCCTGCGGATGCCGAGGGTTGCCGCACCATCTACGCACCCTTTGTCGAAGAGACCTGGATCAGTTTTGAAGAAGAGGTGCCGTCCGTCCGCGAAATGGCGCGCCGGATCGAAGGCTATGGTTCGTCCCATGGCTGGGTGGTCGCAGCGGATGAGGACGAGATTGTCGGCTATGCCTATGGTTCGCCGCATCGTTTGCGCCATGCCTATCGATTTTCATGCGATGTCGCGATCTACATTCCGCCGGACCGGGTCGGCCAGGGCATCGGGCGAATGTTGTACAGATCGCTATTTCCCCTGCTGGCCAAGAATGAGGTCCATGCCGCCTATGCTGGAATTGCGCTGCCCAATGACGCGAGCGAGGCACTGCATGAGGCAGTCGGCTTCACACCGGTCGGCATCTATCGCGAAGTCGGCTGGAAGTTTGGTGCCTGGCGCGATGTCAGCTGGTGGCAGCGCGTCCTTTGA
- a CDS encoding DUF2312 domain-containing protein has product MADGAVQADRLKLLIERIERLEEEKKGIADDIKDVYAEAKAVGYDPKIMRKVVSLRKMDTHDRREQDDLLDTYKSALGMD; this is encoded by the coding sequence ATGGCGGACGGCGCGGTACAGGCAGACAGGCTCAAACTCTTGATCGAGCGGATCGAACGGCTCGAAGAAGAAAAGAAGGGCATCGCCGACGATATCAAGGACGTCTATGCCGAGGCCAAGGCCGTAGGCTATGATCCCAAGATCATGCGCAAGGTGGTCAGTCTGCGAAAAATGGATACCCATGATCGCCGCGAGCAGGATGATCTGCTGGATACCTATAAATCCGCGCTGGGCATGGATTAG
- the purE gene encoding 5-(carboxyamino)imidazole ribonucleotide mutase, with protein sequence MTETPLIGIIMGSRSDWETMSHGAEILTELGIPHECRVVSAHRTPDRLYDYAKSAVGRGLKAIIAGAGGAAHLPGMAASMTRLPVLGVPVESRALKGMDSLLSIAQMPAGIPVGTLAIGVAGAKNAALLGAAIVATHDDDVAARLDAWRQAQTDAVAEDPAG encoded by the coding sequence ATGACCGAAACGCCACTTATCGGCATCATCATGGGCAGCCGTTCCGATTGGGAAACGATGTCGCATGGCGCCGAAATCCTCACCGAACTCGGCATCCCGCATGAATGCAGGGTGGTCTCTGCCCATCGCACGCCCGATCGCCTCTACGATTACGCGAAAAGCGCCGTAGGTCGCGGCCTGAAGGCCATCATCGCTGGCGCTGGGGGCGCTGCCCATCTGCCCGGCATGGCGGCGTCGATGACCCGGCTCCCGGTGCTTGGCGTGCCGGTTGAATCGCGCGCGCTCAAAGGCATGGACAGTCTGTTATCGATTGCCCAGATGCCCGCCGGCATCCCGGTTGGTACGCTCGCCATTGGTGTTGCGGGTGCCAAAAACGCTGCCTTGCTCGGTGCCGCCATTGTCGCGACCCATGACGATGATGTTGCGGCGCGCCTCGATGCCTGGCGCCAGGCGCAAACCGATGCCGTCGCGGAAGACCCGGCGGGATGA
- the gpmA gene encoding 2,3-diphosphoglycerate-dependent phosphoglycerate mutase: protein MPQLTLIRHGQSQWNLENRFTGWWDVDLTDKGVTEAKEAGVLMREKGVDHDLCFTSFQTRAIRTLNLALAEMDRLWLPVEKNWQLNERHYGGLTGLNKQEMRDKHGDEQVHIWRRSFDTPPPEIEAGSEYDLSTDRRYAGVTVPKSESLKNTIERVLPYWDAHIAPALKDGQRVLISAHGNSLRALVKHLSQIPDDEITSLEIPTGQPIIYDLADDLSARDRYYLSER from the coding sequence ATGCCCCAGCTCACTCTCATCCGGCACGGCCAGTCCCAGTGGAATCTCGAGAACCGGTTCACCGGTTGGTGGGATGTCGACCTGACCGACAAGGGCGTCACCGAAGCCAAGGAAGCCGGCGTGCTGATGCGGGAAAAGGGCGTGGACCACGATCTGTGCTTCACCAGCTTCCAGACCCGCGCCATTCGCACGCTCAACCTGGCGCTCGCCGAAATGGATCGGCTGTGGCTTCCCGTTGAGAAAAATTGGCAGCTCAATGAGCGCCATTATGGTGGGCTGACCGGCCTCAACAAACAGGAAATGCGCGACAAGCATGGCGATGAGCAGGTCCATATCTGGCGTCGCAGCTTCGATACCCCGCCGCCGGAAATCGAAGCCGGCAGCGAATATGATCTGAGCACCGACCGCCGCTATGCGGGCGTGACTGTGCCGAAGAGCGAGAGCCTCAAAAATACCATCGAACGCGTGCTCCCCTATTGGGACGCGCATATCGCACCTGCGCTCAAAGACGGGCAACGGGTGCTTATCTCCGCCCATGGCAACTCGCTGCGCGCACTGGTCAAACATCTGTCGCAAATCCCGGATGACGAGATTACGAGCCTTGAGATTCCGACTGGCCAGCCGATCATCTATGATCTGGCCGACGATCTTTCCGCCCGGGACCGCTATTATCTGTCCGAACGGTAG
- a CDS encoding heavy metal-binding domain-containing protein — MIISTTPQIEGRPITRYCGVVTGEAIIGANVFSDMFAKVRDIVGGRAGAYENALKTARREAFSDLEHEAEDAGADAIVGVDLDYEVIGETGSMLMVSVSGTAVKLG; from the coding sequence ATGATCATTTCCACCACCCCGCAAATCGAAGGCCGGCCGATTACACGCTATTGCGGTGTCGTGACGGGCGAAGCGATTATCGGCGCCAATGTCTTTTCTGATATGTTCGCCAAGGTTCGCGATATTGTTGGCGGTCGGGCCGGGGCGTATGAAAATGCCTTGAAGACGGCGCGCCGCGAAGCCTTTTCGGATCTCGAACATGAAGCCGAAGATGCCGGTGCCGATGCAATTGTCGGCGTCGATCTCGATTATGAGGTGATCGGCGAGACCGGGTCGATGCTGATGGTCTCGGTGTCCGGTACGGCGGTAAAGCTGGGATGA
- the ykgO gene encoding type B 50S ribosomal protein L36: protein MKVRNSLKSLKSRHRDNRVIRRRGRTYVINKTNRRFKARQG from the coding sequence ATGAAAGTCCGTAATTCACTGAAATCGCTCAAGAGCCGTCACCGCGACAATCGCGTGATTCGTCGCCGTGGTCGCACCTATGTGATCAACAAGACCAATCGCAGGTTCAAAGCGCGTCAGGGCTAA
- the pyk gene encoding pyruvate kinase: protein MIRKLYLAGADAFRLNMSHGSHEDHAAVIDAIRTLEKDTRRPMTILADLQGPKLRIGEFADGLVQLESGARFILDRDETPGDNSRVCMPHPEVFQAIEVGERLLLDDGKVVLRATAAETDRIETIVEVAGPLSNNKGLNVPDVIIPMDALTDKDRTDLTFALDQGVDWIALSFVQKPEDAAEARKLIQGRAALLAKIEKPSAVHRIDEILEAVDAVMVARGDLGVEIPPEDVPPLQKQIIEKARMVGRPVVVATQMLESMIRSPTPTRAEVSDVATAVYDGADAIMLSAESAAGDYPEESVEMMDKIATAVEADPTHWARVHFTETLPDSTSADALAEASNGIAQTVSANAIICFTTSGSTARRVSRERPSVPLLVLTPKLKTARRLGLLWGAHSVHTRDVVNFEEMVAKSKRMVIRARIAKGGDRVIVMAGVPFGTPGSTNVLHIVRLMGDELERHTDDEIADDS, encoded by the coding sequence ATGATCCGCAAGCTATACCTTGCCGGCGCAGATGCGTTTCGACTGAATATGAGCCACGGTAGCCATGAGGATCATGCCGCGGTTATCGATGCGATCCGGACGCTTGAGAAAGACACGCGGCGGCCAATGACGATCCTGGCAGATCTGCAAGGACCGAAACTTCGGATCGGCGAATTTGCTGATGGCTTGGTCCAACTTGAATCCGGAGCACGGTTCATACTCGATCGGGATGAGACACCGGGCGACAATAGCCGTGTCTGCATGCCGCACCCGGAAGTTTTCCAGGCAATTGAGGTAGGCGAACGATTGCTGCTCGACGATGGCAAGGTCGTCTTGCGCGCGACAGCCGCCGAAACCGATCGCATTGAGACGATTGTCGAAGTGGCCGGGCCGCTCTCCAACAATAAAGGCCTCAACGTCCCGGATGTCATCATTCCGATGGACGCACTGACCGACAAGGATCGTACAGATCTGACTTTCGCGCTCGATCAGGGCGTCGACTGGATCGCCCTCTCCTTTGTCCAGAAACCCGAAGATGCAGCCGAAGCGCGCAAGCTTATCCAGGGCCGCGCTGCACTGCTCGCGAAGATCGAAAAACCCTCGGCCGTGCATCGGATCGACGAGATATTGGAAGCCGTCGACGCGGTGATGGTCGCGCGCGGCGATCTCGGCGTGGAAATTCCGCCTGAAGATGTGCCACCCCTGCAAAAGCAGATCATCGAAAAAGCGCGTATGGTTGGGCGGCCGGTGGTGGTCGCGACGCAGATGCTGGAATCGATGATCCGCTCACCGACCCCAACCCGGGCCGAAGTCTCGGATGTGGCAACTGCGGTCTATGATGGCGCCGATGCGATCATGCTGTCAGCAGAAAGCGCAGCCGGCGACTATCCGGAAGAATCGGTGGAGATGATGGACAAGATCGCAACCGCGGTCGAAGCCGATCCGACCCATTGGGCGCGCGTCCATTTCACCGAGACCCTGCCCGATTCAACCAGCGCCGACGCGCTGGCGGAAGCGTCGAACGGCATCGCCCAAACGGTGTCGGCCAACGCGATCATTTGCTTCACGACATCGGGTTCGACAGCACGGCGGGTGTCGCGCGAACGGCCCTCGGTGCCGCTTCTCGTCCTGACGCCAAAGCTCAAAACGGCGCGGCGGCTTGGGCTGCTATGGGGCGCGCATTCGGTGCATACGCGCGATGTTGTGAATTTCGAGGAAATGGTCGCCAAGTCGAAACGGATGGTGATCCGTGCTCGCATCGCCAAGGGCGGAGACCGGGTGATTGTGATGGCTGGCGTCCCCTTTGGTACGCCCGGTTCGACCAATGTGCTGCATATCGTCCGGCTGATGGGTGACGAACTGGAACGCCATACCGATGACGAGATCGCCGACGATAGCTAG
- a CDS encoding HAD family phosphatase translates to MAVHAVVFDVGNVLYRWDPRFLFEKLIPDHQERNWFLENVVTFDWHAQHDVGRPLAAMVAELSATYPDHAHLIEAYVDRWLETIPGPVPGVHALVEQLAGRNVPLFAITNFGVEFWELFRPTAPVIDHFGDIVISGVEKMIKPDPAIYSLALQRFGLEPGTALFIDDREENIHASEGEGFVGHHFTDADTLADILRSHGLIA, encoded by the coding sequence ATGGCCGTTCATGCTGTCGTCTTCGACGTCGGCAACGTCCTTTATCGCTGGGATCCGCGTTTTCTCTTCGAGAAGTTGATTCCAGATCACCAGGAGCGAAACTGGTTTCTTGAAAATGTGGTGACGTTTGACTGGCATGCCCAGCATGATGTCGGCCGTCCGCTTGCCGCTATGGTTGCCGAGCTCAGTGCGACCTATCCGGATCATGCCCATTTGATCGAAGCCTATGTCGACCGCTGGCTCGAAACCATTCCCGGACCCGTTCCCGGCGTACATGCGCTGGTGGAGCAACTTGCAGGCCGCAACGTTCCGCTCTTTGCGATCACCAATTTCGGTGTCGAGTTTTGGGAGCTCTTCCGGCCAACCGCGCCGGTTATCGATCATTTCGGCGATATCGTGATTTCCGGCGTCGAGAAAATGATCAAGCCAGATCCTGCAATCTACTCCCTAGCCCTGCAGCGTTTTGGTCTGGAACCGGGAACTGCCCTGTTCATCGATGATCGCGAAGAAAATATCCACGCCAGCGAAGGGGAGGGTTTTGTTGGTCATCATTTCACGGATGCCGATACACTCGCCGATATACTGCGCAGCCACGGGTTGATCGCTTAG
- a CDS encoding YebC/PmpR family DNA-binding transcriptional regulator: protein MAGHSKFANIKHRKGAQDKKRSALFSKLSREITVAAKMGTPDPDMNPRLRLAVNTARGQSMPKDNIQRAIDKAIGGDAEDYEEIRFEGFGPGGVSLIVETLTDNRNRTVTDVRTIFSKNGGNMGESGSVAHGFERLGLITYKAEAGDEEKVLEAAMEAGAEDITSDDDGHEIWTAADDLHAVAGDLEKALGEPEGAKLAWRPNVEVTVGEKEAQTLLNLIDTLDDNDDVQTVWGNYDVPDEIMEKLS, encoded by the coding sequence ATGGCAGGCCATAGTAAATTCGCAAATATCAAGCATCGCAAGGGTGCGCAGGACAAGAAGCGTTCGGCGCTCTTCTCCAAGCTCAGTCGCGAGATCACCGTCGCGGCCAAGATGGGCACGCCCGATCCCGACATGAACCCGCGGCTGCGGCTTGCGGTTAACACGGCGCGGGGCCAGTCCATGCCCAAGGACAATATCCAGCGGGCGATCGACAAGGCGATCGGCGGCGATGCCGAAGATTATGAAGAAATCCGGTTTGAAGGCTTCGGGCCGGGCGGTGTCAGCCTGATCGTCGAAACGCTCACCGATAATCGCAATCGCACGGTCACCGATGTCCGCACCATCTTTTCGAAGAATGGCGGCAATATGGGCGAGAGCGGATCGGTCGCGCACGGATTCGAGCGGCTTGGCCTGATCACCTATAAGGCCGAAGCGGGCGACGAGGAAAAAGTTCTCGAAGCGGCGATGGAAGCGGGCGCCGAAGATATCACCTCTGACGATGACGGCCATGAGATTTGGACGGCAGCGGACGACCTGCATGCCGTCGCCGGCGATCTCGAAAAGGCGCTTGGCGAGCCGGAGGGCGCAAAGCTCGCCTGGCGGCCCAATGTCGAGGTCACGGTCGGCGAAAAGGAAGCACAGACGCTCTTGAACTTGATCGATACGCTTGACGATAATGACGATGTCCAGACTGTCTGGGGCAATTATGATGTGCCGGATGAGATCATGGAGAAGCTCTCCTGA
- a CDS encoding dienelactone hydrolase family protein → MTIERQAIVYDGPGGPFEGLTAMDSDWDSPRPGVMIVPNVLGAKEIDFVVAERIAALGYVALVADVYGQGNRATREDDAPTRFMDAMNDDRPLLRDRLLASLAVLKGLDGVDPDQTAAIGYCFGGKSVLDLVRSGTDVLGVVSFHGVYDRPSYANVETMTAKVLVCHGWTDFLAPPDVTVGLAEELSTGSADWQLHAYGDTGHGFTDPTAKGDSPGYGYHPDSDRRSWQAMENFLAELFA, encoded by the coding sequence ATGACCATCGAACGCCAGGCTATAGTGTATGACGGCCCGGGCGGCCCTTTTGAGGGACTGACCGCGATGGACAGCGATTGGGATAGCCCGCGCCCCGGCGTGATGATCGTGCCCAATGTACTCGGTGCCAAGGAGATCGACTTTGTCGTGGCCGAACGCATAGCCGCGCTCGGCTATGTCGCGCTGGTGGCCGATGTCTATGGCCAGGGAAACCGGGCCACGCGGGAAGATGACGCACCGACCCGCTTCATGGATGCGATGAACGATGATCGCCCTTTGCTGCGCGATCGGCTGCTGGCGTCGCTGGCAGTGCTCAAGGGCCTGGACGGCGTCGACCCGGACCAGACCGCGGCAATCGGCTATTGTTTTGGTGGGAAATCGGTCCTCGATCTTGTCCGGTCCGGCACTGATGTGCTGGGCGTTGTGAGCTTTCATGGTGTCTATGACCGGCCATCCTATGCGAATGTCGAGACGATGACGGCAAAAGTGTTGGTCTGTCACGGCTGGACCGATTTTCTGGCCCCGCCGGATGTGACGGTGGGTCTCGCGGAAGAGCTTAGCACTGGCAGCGCGGACTGGCAGCTTCATGCCTATGGCGATACGGGCCATGGCTTCACCGATCCCACGGCAAAAGGCGACAGTCCGGGATATGGCTATCATCCCGATTCCGACCGGCGAAGCTGGCAGGCAATGGAAAATTTCCTGGCGGAGCTGTTCGCCTAG
- a CDS encoding DUF4136 domain-containing protein, with amino-acid sequence MKKTCARIVAVAGLALVAACTTPSQRGTEVTRFHLGQVIPAQAINMEPADPNREPSLEYQQYAAIVAQQLAGIGFTGTSLEDAEMVAVVDVQRGTREEVARRSPFSIGIGGGSFGRRTGVGIGTSFGIGGSPGGEVNVTELSVALKRRSEGTVVWEGTATRATAPGAESPAAIVSTLAAALFQGFPGESGRTITVE; translated from the coding sequence ATGAAAAAGACATGCGCCCGGATAGTGGCGGTAGCAGGACTGGCTTTGGTTGCAGCATGCACCACACCATCGCAACGCGGCACGGAAGTGACCCGCTTTCATCTCGGCCAGGTCATTCCGGCCCAGGCGATAAATATGGAACCAGCCGATCCGAACCGCGAGCCCAGTCTCGAATATCAGCAATATGCCGCGATTGTTGCGCAGCAACTGGCGGGCATCGGCTTTACCGGAACCAGCCTCGAAGACGCCGAAATGGTCGCCGTGGTCGATGTTCAGCGCGGCACGCGCGAGGAAGTGGCCCGTCGCTCTCCCTTCTCGATCGGCATTGGTGGCGGATCATTCGGCCGGCGAACAGGGGTCGGGATCGGTACCAGCTTCGGCATCGGCGGATCGCCAGGCGGTGAAGTGAACGTCACCGAATTATCGGTCGCGCTCAAGCGGCGTTCGGAAGGGACGGTCGTTTGGGAGGGCACGGCAACGCGCGCCACTGCACCCGGCGCCGAGAGCCCGGCCGCGATCGTGTCGACCCTTGCAGCCGCGCTGTTTCAGGGCTTCCCAGGCGAGTCAGGCCGCACTATCACCGTCGAATGA
- a CDS encoding carboxypeptidase family protein — protein sequence MTLSITSAFDGGNIALVSTSGSTAELKIVKDHQSDFYQWFYFRVTGCAGKDLTLAITNAGSSAYPQGWDNYQARVSSDREEWYLAETDYSDGTLTIRHSADADTLWFAYFAPYTIERHYDLVSEIAARDGVSHASLGQTLDGRELDYFSIGTGDLSVWLYARQHPGETMAEWWMEGALDRLTDPADPVSRVLRDKATFHVVPNMNPDGSARGHLRTNAVGTNLNREWHQPTPEKSPEVLWVLNHMDKTGVDFAMDVHGDEAIPANFIAGFEGIPSWTERQGALYDAYLAALLKASPDFQTKLGYPVAKPRKGNLSMSTNQVAERFDCVAMTLEMPFKDNHELPDTDFGWSGERCALLGRACLAALLDIIDDLRA from the coding sequence ATGACACTCAGCATCACGAGCGCCTTTGACGGCGGCAATATCGCATTGGTTTCCACCTCAGGCAGCACGGCCGAATTGAAAATCGTCAAGGATCACCAGTCCGATTTCTATCAATGGTTCTATTTTCGCGTCACAGGTTGTGCCGGTAAAGATCTGACCCTGGCGATCACCAATGCGGGAAGCAGCGCCTATCCGCAGGGTTGGGACAATTATCAGGCCCGCGTCTCCAGCGATCGCGAAGAATGGTATCTCGCCGAGACGGACTATTCGGATGGTACGCTCACAATCCGCCACAGCGCGGACGCCGACACGCTCTGGTTTGCCTATTTTGCGCCCTATACGATTGAGCGCCATTACGACCTGGTCTCGGAAATCGCTGCCCGGGATGGCGTCAGCCATGCCTCGCTCGGCCAGACACTCGATGGCCGGGAGCTCGATTATTTCAGCATCGGTACGGGCGATCTGTCGGTCTGGCTCTATGCGCGCCAGCATCCCGGCGAGACGATGGCCGAATGGTGGATGGAAGGCGCGCTTGATCGCCTGACAGACCCAGCCGATCCGGTCTCCCGCGTGTTGCGGGACAAAGCCACCTTTCATGTCGTTCCGAACATGAACCCGGACGGCTCCGCCCGCGGCCATTTGCGGACCAACGCGGTCGGCACCAATTTGAACCGCGAATGGCATCAGCCGACGCCTGAAAAGAGCCCGGAAGTGCTGTGGGTGCTCAATCATATGGACAAGACGGGCGTCGATTTTGCGATGGACGTGCATGGCGACGAAGCGATCCCGGCCAATTTCATCGCCGGCTTTGAAGGCATTCCGAGTTGGACCGAACGGCAGGGCGCGCTCTACGATGCCTATCTGGCGGCGCTGCTCAAGGCCTCACCCGATTTCCAGACCAAGCTTGGATATCCGGTCGCCAAACCGCGCAAGGGCAATCTCTCCATGTCGACCAATCAGGTCGCCGAGCGGTTCGATTGTGTCGCGATGACGCTCGAAATGCCGTTCAAGGACAATCATGAACTGCCTGACACAGACTTTGGCTGGTCGGGCGAACGCTGCGCCCTGCTTGGCCGGGCCTGTCTTGCCGCATTGCTCGACATTATCGACGATCTGCGCGCCTAG
- a CDS encoding YncE family protein: MKFLIPLFLILASCSSNANGTPFEAEGTISGDVLLTGNKGEDTLSLIDLDSGAELARLETGDQPHEIAISPDGQTAAVVAYGETTIDIIDIANAVRTDRIDLSPNRRPHGLVWTPDNRLIATTEGSDSLTIVDMADRSVSAIATDQQGSHMVAVTTDLSRAYVANMGNGTVSVIDLMAGTKLRDIPAGDTPEGLAVSPDGATLWVADRDNATLFAFDTTSFERIAEITVGNFPIRVAISPDGATVVTSNYAGGSLTLVNAETREVERTILVSGSVGAAQVTILFSADGETLYVAETGRNRIAAVDVASGEVTRRYDAGEDSDGLAVTTITPAD; encoded by the coding sequence ATGAAGTTTCTGATCCCCCTATTCCTGATTCTGGCGTCCTGCAGCTCGAATGCGAATGGCACGCCATTTGAAGCCGAAGGCACGATCAGCGGCGATGTCCTGCTAACCGGAAACAAGGGTGAAGATACGCTGAGCCTTATCGATCTCGACAGTGGTGCCGAGCTGGCGCGGCTCGAGACAGGCGACCAGCCCCATGAAATTGCGATTTCACCGGACGGACAGACGGCGGCAGTGGTTGCCTATGGTGAAACCACGATCGACATTATCGACATTGCCAATGCGGTACGCACAGACCGGATCGATCTTTCTCCCAACCGGCGGCCGCATGGTCTGGTCTGGACGCCCGACAATCGCCTGATCGCCACGACCGAAGGCTCTGACAGCCTGACCATCGTCGACATGGCAGACCGGTCCGTCTCGGCGATCGCCACCGACCAGCAGGGATCGCATATGGTCGCTGTCACGACCGATCTCAGCCGCGCCTATGTCGCCAATATGGGCAATGGCACGGTAAGCGTGATCGATCTTATGGCCGGTACGAAACTGCGTGACATTCCGGCTGGCGACACGCCAGAGGGCCTTGCTGTTTCGCCGGATGGAGCAACGCTCTGGGTGGCGGACCGCGATAATGCGACGCTGTTCGCATTCGATACGACAAGCTTCGAACGCATCGCAGAAATCACCGTCGGCAATTTCCCGATCCGCGTCGCGATCAGCCCGGATGGCGCGACTGTCGTGACCTCCAACTATGCGGGCGGCAGCCTGACATTGGTCAATGCCGAGACCCGTGAAGTCGAGCGGACCATCCTCGTCTCCGGCAGCGTCGGCGCGGCGCAGGTAACGATATTATTCTCCGCCGACGGCGAGACGCTTTATGTCGCGGAAACCGGGCGCAATCGGATTGCTGCAGTTGATGTTGCAAGCGGTGAAGTGACCCGGCGCTATGATGCAGGTGAAGATAGCGACGGACTTGCCGTCACGACGATCACGCCAGCCGATTAG
- the galE gene encoding UDP-glucose 4-epimerase GalE: MGEKPAILVTGGAGYIGSHAALALLDAGWPVVVLDNLVTGFRWAVPDGAVFVEGDIADSSLVGGLIDAHEIAAIMHFAGSVVVPESVENPLKYYDNNTARSRTLVATAIAHQVRHFIFSSTAAVYGIPDTIPASESMPTDPINPYGRSKLMTEWMLRDTAAAHPMNYCALRYFNVAGADPAGRSGQSTAGATHLIKVAVEAALGKRDGVAIFGTDYDTPDGTGVRDYIHVSDLAAAHIDALEKLIAKPNDSHILNCGYGRGFSVLEVLDSVDRMAGSQISRTMEPRRAGDPDALTADNRLILGTLPWRPEHDDLDGIVRDALAWEKSLGEKA; this comes from the coding sequence ATGGGCGAAAAACCGGCAATATTGGTGACCGGCGGCGCTGGCTATATCGGCAGTCATGCGGCCTTGGCGCTGCTGGATGCGGGATGGCCCGTAGTCGTGCTCGACAATCTGGTGACCGGGTTTCGCTGGGCGGTGCCCGATGGCGCGGTCTTTGTCGAAGGAGACATTGCTGATAGCAGCCTCGTCGGTGGGTTGATTGATGCGCATGAAATTGCCGCGATCATGCATTTCGCTGGATCCGTCGTGGTGCCTGAATCGGTCGAGAACCCGCTCAAATATTATGACAACAATACCGCGCGCAGCCGAACGCTCGTGGCAACGGCAATTGCGCATCAGGTCCGCCATTTCATCTTTTCGTCGACCGCCGCCGTTTACGGCATTCCCGACACGATCCCGGCGTCTGAATCCATGCCAACCGACCCCATCAATCCCTATGGTCGCTCGAAACTGATGACCGAATGGATGCTGCGCGACACGGCTGCCGCACATCCGATGAACTACTGTGCCTTGCGCTATTTCAACGTGGCCGGCGCTGATCCAGCCGGACGCTCGGGCCAGTCGACGGCGGGCGCGACGCATCTGATCAAGGTCGCCGTGGAAGCCGCGCTCGGCAAGCGCGACGGCGTCGCGATATTCGGTACCGATTATGACACGCCCGACGGCACCGGTGTACGCGACTATATCCATGTCAGCGATCTTGCTGCGGCGCATATCGATGCATTGGAAAAACTGATCGCGAAGCCGAACGACAGCCACATCCTCAACTGTGGCTATGGCCGCGGCTTCTCGGTGCTCGAAGTGCTGGACAGTGTTGACCGAATGGCAGGCAGCCAGATCTCGCGCACTATGGAACCGCGCCGCGCTGGCGATCCGGATGCGCTGACTGCGGACAATAGATTGATCCTTGGAACGCTGCCCTGGCGGCCCGAGCATGACGATCTCGACGGTATCGTTCGCGATGCGCTCGCCTGGGAAAAATCGCTGGGCGAGAAAGCCTAA